The Periplaneta americana isolate PAMFEO1 chromosome 9, P.americana_PAMFEO1_priV1, whole genome shotgun sequence genome contains a region encoding:
- the LOC138705674 gene encoding uncharacterized protein, with product MAEKSKALTNNEITELVNNINPNDSDFEIEDEEDNDEDIIVPRRPTPVIVEISSDSEDESLTLVEIQRRVVIWSHKNVFQSPLTFDNVSSPELSEVKDPFEYFSKYLRPSFFDEMAQWKWKTVSAGQKSIRLTSKFLALRQ from the exons ATGGCGGAGAAAAGCAAAG ccTTGACTAACaacgaaataactgaacttgtcAACAACATCAATCCCAATGATTCTGACTTTGAGATTGAGGACGAAGAAGACAATGATGAAGATATCATAGTTCCTAGACGTCCAACTCCTGTGATCGTTGAAATTTCATCTGATTCCGAAGATGAGTCGCTAACTCTTGTGGAGATACAACGAAGGGTCGTTATTTGGAGCCACAAAAATGT attccaGTCGCCATTGACTTTTGATAATGTTTCATCTCCTGAACTATCAGAAGTAAAGGATCCTTTCGAGTACTTCAGTAAGTACCTGCGACCTTCATTTTTTGATGAAATGGCGCAGTGGAAGTGGAAGACTGTAAGCGCTGGTCAAAAAAGTATAAGGCTTACATCCAAATTCCTCGCCCTGCGACAGTGA